GCGCTGGTGCGCGGGCTGCGCGCCCGCGACGAGCGCGCGTACGAGCACCTGGTGCGGACGGTGGGCGGGCGGCTGCTGGCCGTGGCGCGACGGATCTGTGCGAGCGAGGCCGACGCGGAGGATGCGGTGCAGGAGGCGTTCGTCTCGGCGCTGCGGGCGATCGACGAGTTCGACGGGCGGGCCGCGGTGAGCACATGGCTGCACCGGATCGTGGTGAACGCGGCCCTGGCGAAGGCGCGCCGGGACCGCACGCGTCGCGAACGTCCGATCGACGACCTGATGCCGCGATTCACCGAAGGGCACCACGCCGAATCTCCGAGGCGATGGGAAGATGTCACGCCGGGGGGCGGGGTGCCCATCGAAGAAGCGGAGGCGGTG
The DNA window shown above is from Planctomycetota bacterium and carries:
- a CDS encoding sigma-70 family RNA polymerase sigma factor translates to MSGTGEIGVAGDVAPSDFSDEAALVRGLRARDERAYEHLVRTVGGRLLAVARRICASEADAEDAVQEAFVSALRAIDEFDGRAAVSTWLHRIVVNAALAKARRDRTRRERPIDDLMPRFTEGHHAESPRRWEDVTPGGGVPIEEAEAVRRALDTLPEEFRSVLVLRDIEGMESKAVAVALGISDALVRQRLHRGRLALMKLLEAQMARGGS